The nucleotide sequence ggcaagtgtaccttgtttgggtcgctgttgtggtcgagtggaggaatccttctggctccgcgtgggttatccttatttccggtaacggctaccatccatctttccagagtgacgtcgtcgactgcttctggatggactctagtctcgtcttcggtcccacagtacaaccacatgcagtggctccggaactgaaggggctggatgcgacgcctgaggaagacctccaggaggtccatgcccgtcactccctcccgaaccaactgcaccacgcgctccatcaacatcttcacgtcagctttctcctccggaatcagcttcagaggggagggcttgttcactcggtccatggtaaacggagggagtccactcgactgccctggcgtcgactggacctggcagtagaaccaagtcgactgccagcctctgacggactcgggaaaggtcatgggcgggaaggtgctcttattcctcacctggatccccaggcccccacacatttggacgactcgggttctctcatcacctgggctcgccttcttcacggtctgagagcgacacgtgaatatatgtttgaacaaaccccagtgcggtcgacagcccaagaaaccctcacacatggacacgaatgcagcaagataggcaatggagtttggggtaaagtggtgaagctgcgctccgaagaaattcaagaagccacggaagaaaatactcggcggcaaggaaaacccacgatcaacatgagtggccaaaagcacacactcaccctcttctggctgaggctgccactccttccccggaagcctcgcagctccgtgagggatcaagccctcgttggccatgtcgaggaggtccttctctgtgatggtcgactggatccagtctccttggacccagcccttcggcagacgggatctggacgaggaccctccgcggctggtggatctccccttcgccttctccgacgccgacgccttctttgcgcgctccagcgccgccgtcttctccttggccatggtcgccggcgagatgcgcgaagggaagtggtgcgggggcgagagcgagcacgctgggcggagaagaaggaagcagagagagggagagaatgctgaggcgcagcacagaaatcctcgccgggcacatttataaggtctcttccgagtggatgacaggtgggcccgtcgatctaatcatatctgggagcagttatgcagacgggatacgtggcgaaaaaggcggcgcggagatcgaggcgtctatgccccgtcccatccgaacgccgcggtccgccccgcttcgcgcgcgtccccaaatttcgcatcccgcggaatccgcgaacaacaaatcagtctgtcagacgcggtgtttccggcgatccgtcgctcggagatcgtcgaagcccgaaagatcactcgacgcaaaaatagaatggatcgagtcgactgaaggcaaattgctccctgtcgacgaagagattctttggtccaggacaacgcacgaccagggcacaaaggttaatcggaaacgacatcaactccttcctcactcgaagcctcaatccattcgggggctaatgatggggttatgtacctagggtagggtcatggacctgatctaagtaccttacccaaggacacccttagaagaagtcgccttccagtcgaccaacgagggacacactcgactgacttgaaggactcgaccacaaagactcactcgaccaccagaaggtcaagaggcactctgcactgcaacggcctgtaatcaagtagactttatgatagtaaaggcactttatgtggggcgttaccagtaacgccccagacttaactcaccttaaaccctctcctacgtgggctggctggggtcctggcgcactctatataagccacccccctccacaggcagaagggttcgacaccttgtaactcatatactcataattcactcgaccgcctccgggctccgagacgtagggctgttacttcctccgagaagggcctgaactcgtacatcctttgtgcttacaacctctccatagctaggaccttgcctctccatacctaccccccactctactgtcaggcttagaaccacgacagccaccccactccccccataacccccacccctggtcaaaccctaacCCAACCACCCGCACTCCCCCCACGCCGTTCCCCctctcccgatccaatctggatcggggacgaGACCCCCACTCGCCCCACCCCGCTCGCCCCCCTCGCTCcctccccgatctggatcgggggaaaaGGCGCCCGGACGCCGctcgacaccccccccccccgccgccgtcgcgcaccatggcgcctccgccctCGTCGCCGAACCCTGACGCCGCCCGGTTCTGCCCCGCCGTCGCCGAGAGCCACCCCATCCCCGTCGCCACGCCGGACGCCCTGACCTCGCCGACGgacgccgctcgccggagccgctccacgtcgcctcgcctcctcatcgGCTCCGTCAAGCCTTGCCGGACGTCCTCATCCGCTCCGTCGTCCGACCACCCCAACCTTCCCCCAAGCCCGCTGCCCGTGCCCTACTCCCTCCCCTGTGAGCTCCCCCTCTCCTCGTCCGTCACCGCGGTCACCGCACTCTGCGCACGCCCCTGGCCATCGCCCTGTACGCGCCCCGCACGTGCTCACCGCGGCCTCGTCTCGCCCGGCGTGCCGTCGCGCCGAGCCGCACCCGCAGTGCTTCTCCTTCCCGGAGCGCTCGCACCTGCCGTGGCCCGCACCACCGCAGCCCCCTGCTACCTCCGACGCGACCACCATCGCCGCTGCTGGCCACCCTTGGCCTCGCCTTCGGCCCTATGCCAGCGAGCCCGCGACCGGatggccacggcctcgccccgcaACCGGGCGGGCTACGGCCTCCGCCCGGCGCCCACACCCGCTAGGCCTTTGGCCCACTGACaaaggggccccagccccagaacaaaaatgttttaaaaaagagagaattaaaaataataattaataaaaaattaattaattaattaattaacttaattaattgtgtttaactaacctaatcaattaactaaactaattaaacctgtttagttagtcatagacaatgacagtaggacccacatgtcagtttgactaggtcaactgattagttgactgctgatgtcggcatgacatcatgctgatgtcattaatctgtttttcgaaataatttaaataattaattaaattccagaaattaataaaatctttagaaactcatatcttttaatccgtaactcggattaaaatattttcaacatgaaagttgctcagaacgtcgagacgattccggatacgcaacccgttcgtccgccacacctccctaacctatcgaactcgtaactttccccctccggctcctctgcccgaaaacgtgaaacaccggggatactttcccggatgtttccccccttcaccggtatcacctcataccgcgttagggcacccctagcatcgttactagtcttgtcatgcatcgttatgcatctgtttgcattgtattcattgtttcttcccccctcttcttccgctagacaccgagaccgacgtcgctgctgcccagtacgactacggtgttgacgacccctctctcttgccagagcaaccaggcaagccccccctttgatcaccagatatcgcctactcttctctataccgcttgcattagagtagtgtagcatgttactgctttccgttattcctatcctgatgcatagcatgtccttgctactactgttgttaccattacctgctatcctactgcttagtataggatgctagtgttccatcagtggccctacactcttgtctgtctgccatgctatactactgggccgtgatcacttcgggaggtgatcacgggcatatactaaaTACTTTACACatttacattacttatgatactgttcggagatgggggctgaaggggcaggtggctccatcccggtagaggtgggcctgggttcccgacggcccccgactgttactttgtggcggagcgacagggcaggttgagaccacctaggagagaggtgggcctggccctggtcggcgttcgcagatacttaacacgttaaacgagatcttggtatttgatctgagtctggctactggcctatacgcactaaccatctacacggggacagttatgggcactcgacgtcgtggtatcagccgaagcctcgtgacatcagcgactgagcggcgcgcgccgggttggaccgcgtaacgcaacttcctttgatatggaggttgctaggtctgctcaccggccgcgttcgcaacgtgcaggtgtgcaatgggcgatgggcccagacccctgcgccataggatttagaccggcgtgctaacctctctgttgtgcctaggtagggctgcgacgtgttgatcttccgaggccgggcatgacccaggaaagtgtgtccggccaaatgggatcgagcgtgttgggatatgtggtgcacccctgcagggaagttaatctattcgaatagccgtgatcttcggtaacaggacgacttggagttgtaccttgaccttatgacaactagaaccggatacttaataaaacacacccttccaagtgccagatacaaccggtgatcgctctctcacagggcgacgaggggaggatcatcggttaggtttatgctatgcgatgctacttggaggacttcagtctacccTCTCCTACATGCtgtaagacggaggctgccagaagcgtagacttcgacaggattagttatccccctcttattctggcgttctgcagttcagtccactgatatggccctttacacatatacccatgcatatgtagtgtagctccttgcttgcgagtactttggatgagtactcacggttgctttctccttcttttccctctatcccttctacctatgtgtcgcaaccagatgttggagcccaggagccagacgccaccgtcgacgacgactcctactacaccgaaggtgcatactactacgtgttgcccgctgatgacgaccaggagtagttaggaggatcccaggcaggaggcatgcgcctctttcgatctgtatcccagtttgtgctagccttcttaaggcaaacttgtttaacttatgtctgtactcagatattgttgcttccgctgactcgtctatgatcgagctcttgtattcgagccctcgaggcccctggcttgtaatatgatgcttgtatgacttattttatttatagagttgtgttgtgatatcttcccgtgagtccctgatcttgatcgtacacgtttgcgtgtatgattagtgtacggtcaaattgggggcgtcacaaaaaGATCATGGTGGCCTTGGAGTACTTGATCTCCACGCTCAGAACATGGCACTGCTCATCAAGTTCCTCCACAAGTTTTTCAACAAAATGGATATCCCCTGGGTCAACATAATTGGGAAAAGCACTACCAGAACAGATTGCCTGGAGAACAATTGGTAGGTTCCTTCTGGTGGAAAGCTATTCTGAAGCTCCTGCCAACCTTTAAGAAACATGCTATGTGCAAAGCAGGGAAAGGTGACACGGTATTACTATGGACTGATAACTGGAATGGATTGCCACTCAGCACCAAATATCCTGAACTACATTCTTTTGCAATCAACCCAGACATTACACTGCATGAAACTATGGAACTAGAGGATTACAGCTTGCTATTCCATAGGCCACTGTCACAACAGGCTTATGAGCAATACACTACTCTAGTAGACTTTTTGACAACAAAACAGTCAATGAGGAGAAAGACATCTAGACTTACACTTGGTCAGCTCCTAAGTACTCATCCATGAAAATGTACAAGGCCATAATGGGTACTAGAACAACACACATTATCTTAAGAGACTCTGGAAAACAGCATGCAGGCTACGGCATAAGATCTTCTTTTGGTTGTTACTTCATGACAGAGTTAGTTCAAGAAGTCTGCTACAGAGAAGAAACATGTACCTGCAGGATTACAATTGTGCACTTTGCTCAGAGGCCACCAGTGAAACGATTACACACCACTTTTGGGATTGCCAATTTGCTACTGTGTGTTGCAGTCCATCAATCCAACTAGACTGAGAGGAATCCATCAACCTACCAGAGGCCAtttcaatggaaattctcattatgGGATGTTGGAGCTTGTGGATGAGCAAAAATGATAAGATCTTCAGAATGGCTACCCCAACGCTTGACACATGGAAGTATTACTTCAAAGAGGGACTGAGAGTTAGCAGAACCTCTAATTTAGCTATGTTGTTCCCTAAAACAGGCATTGGCTGAACCTGTTATTGCATTCTTTGTTGCTTTGTACATATTATTTATTAAATGATAATATAGATAAtataccgtagaacaattgttctacggtttcGGCTTAAAAAAACTGGGACAAGTATGCAAACTGCCCCGCTCCCGAGTGATTCCACAATTTGTATCCTCCTTCCATTTCCACATGCTAAATACCACTTGGCTTCCAACAAGATGCAGCAGTTATACACTTCCTAGTGCCGAATTCAAATGACACTGGTGCATATAATCTCCAGGGATTTTTCCTCAAGGAAGTCCAAAATTCAGTAGATGAAAAGAGCGCGCATAAAACACAAACTTCACAAACTTCACAGGTCATAGTTTGGTAGGAAAGCCACGAAGTGGTTTTATACTTCAAACATAGGTGGTACTTATATCGGTATTTCACGCATAATCGAATTAGTACAGGACCGTGATGACCAGTTTTCTCGAATCACTGAGAGATAGGATAGGTAAATATCaattgcaaaaccaaattaagaAAAAGGCCACATGAAAATGAAGCCACTTTATTTGCAAACACCCGCAGATCTGGGCCATCACTTGGTCCCGATGAACAGCCCCCACCTCTGCTCACCAGCAGAGCTCCTCTGAAGTTTCGCGTTCCACCCAGTCACAATGTCATCATAGTCCTCCTGAAAATAAATCAAACTAACAATTAGATATGCTTGCATTTTTTTTAGAATATTAAGATATGCTTGCTAGGAACATCGAAAGAATGGAGACATCTAAACTGCCAGTTCATGGTTGGGCCTGTTAAGGGCTTACCTGGCCGAAGTCAGCCAGAAATTCATCTTTGTTCTTTTCAACTTCGGCTAGCTCCCTCTGTaaaactttcaggaactgaaatgCAGAATTCAGCATTAATTAGTATCCAAGAAACTGCTCTCTACATCTTTTCGGAAGAAAACATAACACTAAAAGTTGCAAGCCAATGAGCTGGTGAGGGAATAACCTGATCAGTGCGGTCTTCAGCAACGACATCATGGAAACCAGCATTCTGTAGCATCTGCATAGTTTTGATGTATATACAAGTTAATGGAGATCCAACATTTTCTTACACAAACAGTACTAACAATATATCATCGCAATTAAGTGGCACCTGTCCATAAGTCTCTACGTTATGAAGGTCGTAACCCCTCTGCTTAATGTATGCCGCAAACTCTTCAGATGGTTTTCCTGGACTCCTACAGTAATCACTGATTAGGACCTTACCCCCAGGTTTTAGCCATTTGAAGAAACTTCTAAACAAAGCAGGTTTATCCTGCAAATACAAAAGCAGCACTAGTCATAAAACTGTTGTTCTGGCACCAAATAAGGAATGACACAGAGAGTAATCACCAATTGTAGATGCAAACACGTCAATATTTTTGTAGATGCAAAACTAAGCATGATTTTTTTACATTTCAGCTGCAATTACTTCAGCTCACTAAAACCTCGAAGTGGGCAGTTGATGATATGTATAAGAAGTTAAGAACATACTTGTATGTGAAGGATAGTGTCACGGCTGTAGATAACGTCAAATGTATTGTCTGGGTATGTCTTTGTGGTGCAATCAGCAACTTCAAACTCGACTGCGCACTTGCGTCCAATAGCATGCTCAAGTGCAAATGAAACCATGTTTATGGAAAGATCAATACCAACAACATGAACATCATAGTTTTCGGCCATATAAAAATCACCACCACCGATTCCACATCCAACATCAAGCACCTTCTGCCCAGGTTTAAGATCGAGCAAGTCCACAAATTCTTTTGTAGTCTCTGTGAATGACAATAAATAAGCGGTTGTAAGCGTACATTACAAACTAGAATGTCACAGGTTTCATAATAACAGATGTCATATATGCCCTCACCAATTCCACCAGTGCTCACAAAACCTTGCCCAAAAACACGCTCATAGCATAATATTCCACTGATTTTGTACTGCACATTATCCAAGAATCTTTGGAAATCCCGATCTTCTGTTGAGTTGACTTTTTGCCATAGCCAACATATCTAAAAAGCGTGGAGTCATATTCATCAATTTCACTAGCTCATGGAAAGTAAATGCATATCTAAAGTGTACAATGGACTGAGAAGTACCTGGTTTTGATTCTTCTTGTTCTTCACATAAGCTCCAACGCACTTGCAAGTGAGTAGAGAAAGTTCAGAGGAGTTCCCACTCTGATCAATGGCATGGCCCTCTTTAAATACCTATTTTGTAAATCAAATGTTAGCTATTTAAAAGAAAATGCTACCGTATCAATTTGTTGGCAAAAGCTCGGATAAGCAATGAAAATGGCGAAGCCATTCAATCCTACATAAAATTATTACAAAGTAGTGCAAATGACACTAATTTGTCCTGTGGTATGCATTCTAGAGGCAATAGCTTATATGCTGTAAAGTAGGTAATGATCAATTTCAAATAGAGCAGAAAACAGACTGAAAACTGAAATTGAAATGGGAGAAGAGGCACTAGCGGTAGGAAAGCATTTTCACCTTAGTATAAAACCTTGGTTCACGATAATGTGTCGGATTCACTTTCCTTTTTGAGTCTCCAGATTGATGGAAACATGATTCTCTAAAGAAGATATGGCCACCAACTTTTAGCCATTTAACCATTCTTTCTACAAGCTTCTCAACCTACAATAAGGGATAAAGGTTAGGAACAGTCGCAAGAAAAAAAAATAGCAGCCAACACATGCCAACAAAGTTAGTTTGCATAGGAAATGTTATCATTTAAGTTTTTAAAAACCAGGGTTAACTATTTATCTGGAAAATAAAGGATTACTATGATTTTATCAAGCCTGGAAATGATTATTAAATCAAGGATTGAGACAAATAACCAGGTTCATAAGTGCGTTCTCTTACCTCCGCGTCCGAAAGATACATCAGTAACCAGTTTGAAAATATGAGATCGATGGAGTTATCCTCAATCACCAGGTCCGGAGATGTAACATCAGCACACATGAAGGATGCATTTTTGTAATGGCCATTTATGCTTTCATTCTACAAAGAAAATATATTCAAAAGAGCTCAGCCAACCAGGCAAGCTATGCATGCAGAGATTAAAACGAATGACATCGCAATTCAGACATCCAATATATTTTCTTAAATGTTGATACCTTTTTAATCACGCTTTCAATGAAATCCATTGCGAGGACATGCCCAGCTGTCTTAGCCAGTTCACCAGTAAAGCGACCTATTCCAGCACCAAGCTCCAGCACTGATTTTCCTTCATATGAAGGAAGTAAAGACAGTATCTGAAAAGGAATGGTAGAACTATATGAGAATGGTGATACTACAAGTCGAGAGAAACATGTTATAAAGTTCTCATTTTCAAGAAATCATGTCTGCTTCATGGGAAATACAGATTATTCTTGTACTCTGCATGTAGCATGGTAAGGCTTCGTATATGATACCTGATGTAGTATGGCATGTCAATGTTCAATGTAAATACAGGAGGATGGATTTTTATTATTAAGGAGAATATGAATGTCAAACTTCTATCGAACCAAAAAATGAGTACAACCTCCAAAGGGAAGAAAATGTGTAAGTTGAGGTTTTTGGCATCATCTCAAGTGGATACGATATTTTCTTGAACCAAACCAGGACTCGGGGGAACACTAAAAAGTAGGTGTCAGCATCACCAATGAGCACAGTTTCGTTGAACCCCACACAATACCAATCAGTTTAGTCCCCAAAATAATGCAGCACCTCCAAAAGCATCAACGAGTACA is from Triticum aestivum cultivar Chinese Spring chromosome 3A, IWGSC CS RefSeq v2.1, whole genome shotgun sequence and encodes:
- the LOC100415866 gene encoding phosphoethanolamine N-methyltransferase; the protein is MDASAAAAAEIAANGVLAKLEEEREAQKRYWEEHSRDLTVEAMMLDSRAADLDKEERPEILSLLPSYEGKSVLELGAGIGRFTGELAKTAGHVLAMDFIESVIKKNESINGHYKNASFMCADVTSPDLVIEDNSIDLIFSNWLLMYLSDAEVEKLVERMVKWLKVGGHIFFRESCFHQSGDSKRKVNPTHYREPRFYTKVFKEGHAIDQSGNSSELSLLTCKCVGAYVKNKKNQNQICWLWQKVNSTEDRDFQRFLDNVQYKISGILCYERVFGQGFVSTGGIETTKEFVDLLDLKPGQKVLDVGCGIGGGDFYMAENYDVHVVGIDLSINMVSFALEHAIGRKCAVEFEVADCTTKTYPDNTFDVIYSRDTILHIQDKPALFRSFFKWLKPGGKVLISDYCRSPGKPSEEFAAYIKQRGYDLHNVETYGQMLQNAGFHDVVAEDRTDQFLKVLQRELAEVEKNKDEFLADFGQEDYDDIVTGWNAKLQRSSAGEQRWGLFIGTK